One genomic segment of Primulina tabacum isolate GXHZ01 chromosome 9, ASM2559414v2, whole genome shotgun sequence includes these proteins:
- the LOC142556067 gene encoding uncharacterized protein LOC142556067: MGSNNLNFGPILFFVPFYFFILLHTPVSVYAQDDVCKKIDCVRGTCVGNKSALLGFECICYPGWKQFTLSDFTFPPCVIPDCKLDFHCGSSTPAPPPPPSPPSSFNILDPCNIAWCGDGTCQPDGISHSCQCFEGSANLLNMTVLPCFKKCGIGADCSGVDLDPHSASTPPPPSNGSKTTSRCSGPFCAMNFGLISAIILVSTFIGHTYCLLI; the protein is encoded by the exons ATGGGAAGCAACAACTTGAACTTTGGTCCCATTCTCTTCTTCGTCCCTTTCTATTTCTTCATTCTCCTTCACACCCCTGTTTCTGTGTATGCCCAAG ATGATGTATGTAAAAAAATAGATTGCGTGAGAGGAACATGCGTTGGCAACAAAAGCGCATTGCTAGGATTCGAATGTATTTGTTACCCCGGCTGGAAGCAGTTTACATTAAGCGACTTCACCTTTCCACCTTGTGTCATCCCAGATT GCAAATTGGATTTTCATTGTGGTAGTAGCACTCCGGCACCACCACCCCCGCCGTCGCCGCCGTCGTCATTCAATATTCTCGATC CCTGTAATATTGCGTGGTGTGGCGATGGAACTTGCCAACCAGATGGAATCAGCCATTCTTGTCAATGTTTCGAAGGGTCCGCAAATTTATTGAACATGACAGTCCTAccttgtttcaagaaat GTGGCATAGGAGCAGATTGCAGTGGAGTTGATCTTGATCCGCATTCAGCATCGACTCCACCACCACCATCAAATG GATCGAAAACCACCTCTAGATGCTCGGGGCCATTTTGTGCCATGAATTTCGGTTTGATATCCGCAATCATCTTGGTATCAACCTTCATCGGCCATACTTATTGCTTACTAATCTAA